A window from Purpureocillium takamizusanense chromosome 3, complete sequence encodes these proteins:
- a CDS encoding uncharacterized protein (EggNog:ENOG503P50T) — protein sequence MANAGSRREYETFPASQVTDAMLEQAAALFSENYGTWGAKAEQPGKPVTMTAHRLRDEFMPPGADVSYTRVKVDGQPAGHALACRWKHGGQTVCWITQLVVDKRFRTHGLARGLLTTLREHSDDVYGLASSNPVECLAAASSFGSHIQLLSLDYVKNMAEAVMKSSPIPYVRDAKLCGKLFGDSSNGLVAGINSQFYIDHAEPMQALEEIKKHWDWPLGDLPDGCEYLVVMPSTRVRRH from the exons ATGGCCAACGCGGGATCGCGGCGCGAGTACGAGACGTTTCCGGCGTCGCAGGTGACGGACGCCATGcttgagcaggcggcggccctcttCAGCGAAAACTACGGCACCTGGGGCGCCAAGGCGGAGCAGCCGGGCAAGCcagtgacgatgacggcgcacCGACTGCGAGATGAGTTCatgccgcccggcgccgacgtaTCGTACACGCgcgtcaaggtcgacggGCAGCCGGCAGGTCACGCACTGGCGTGCCGCTGGAAGCACGGCGGGCAAACAGTATGTTGGAtcacgcagctcgtcgtcgataAGCGCTTCCGCACGCATGGGCTGGCACGTGGGCTGCTGACCACGCTGCGCGAGCATTCCGATGATGTGTACGGGCTGGCGAGCTCCAACCCGGTCGAGtgcctggccgcggcgagctcgttTGGAT CACACATACAGCTCCTGTCGCTAGACTACGTCAAGAACATGGCAGAGGCCGTGATGAAATCGTCGCCCATCCCTTACGTCCGCGATGCCAAGCTATGTGGCAAGCTTTTCGGCGACTCGTCAAATGGCCTCGTGGCGGGCATCAACTCACAATTTTATATCGACCACGCCGAGCCCAtgcaggcgctcgaggagattAAGAAGCACTGGGACTGGCCGCTAGGTGACTTGCCCGACGGGTGTGAGTATCTAGTAGTGATGCCAAGTACGCGCGTCCGCCGACATTAA